The following nucleotide sequence is from Pseudobutyrivibrio ruminis HUN009.
ATACAACTGCCTTTATAACCATAGAAAGCTGTAATGCTATTTGGTGCTGCTGCTCAGAAGGGAATACGTCGATAATTCTATCGATTGTGTTTGCTGCTCCAATGGTGTGCAATGTTGACAGAATTAAATGTCCTGTCTCAGCCGCAGTCATTGCAACGGAAATTGTTTCAGCATCACGCATTTCTCCAAGCAAAATAACATCTGGACTCTGTCTAAGTGAGGCACGAAGTGCAGTCACATAGTTCTCTGTATCTAAGTGGATTTCTCTTTGAGACACAATTGATTTGCCGTGTCTGTGAAGGTATTCCACAGGGTCCTCAAGGGTAATAATATGCTTGTTATAGTTTTTATTAATCTTGTCCACAATACAAGACAAAGTGGTAGACTTACCACTTCCGGCAGGACCTGTTACAAGCACCAAGCCCTTTGACTCATTTGAAAGATTGATTACAGATTCTGGAATGAGTAACTCTTTGTAATCTGGCAGTGTGAATGTGATGACACGAACTACCGCTGCAAAAGTACCTCTTTGCATAAATGCATTTACTCTGAAACGAGAAACATCCTTGATTGCAAATGAGAAATCGTCATCGCCGCCTTCGATGTATTTTGTAATATCTCTACCTGCAAGCTCATAAATCTGGCGAACCAACTCCTCTGCTTTTGCTGGCATAACTGGACCGTCATCTGGCTCAGCCTTTTCTGTATAGCCCTGCTCCAATTCTGAACGAGTAAGAACGAGGTCGTTTACTCGGAATGAAACCTCACGGCCTGTAACAATAAATACATCTGAAGCCTTGTATTTTCTAACTGCATCTGTTAAGTAAGTTACAATATTTGTACTCATTCTATCCCCCTCAATCCTCCAATGTTATAACTGGCTGTGTGCTGTCTGCTTCCCACGAAGAAACATTTTGCACCTGCCAGCAAGTAATCTCTTTAGATTCAACCTTTACATTTAACACCTGATTTTCATTAATATCAACTGTAAATTCCTGATCCGCCCAATCTGAATCTGCAATTATCTCGTATGCCTGGTTGGATGCATTGTAGTATTCATCAGTATGATTAAGAAGCTTCATACTGAGATTGTAGTTGTTGTGACTAGATGAAATGGCAAGGGCAGCAATTACCGCAAATGCCATGCCAATCAGGATAACAACCATCAACGAGGTACCTATATTTATTATTGTCCTGTTTTCTCTTTTTGTATGCTCCATTGTCACTCCTATTTAAGAGCTTTTTCAACTGCTAAGCTGTATATTTCTTCATCTGAAATTGTGGAAACTACCACGTGCATTGTCTGGCACATGCCCTCTGATTCTGGCTCAATAACGAGGCTTGTGACCTTGTATGTTGCCTCTGAATCGTCCACTAAATTCCAGTTGTCGTCGTAGTAATTAGTAAATCCAGTATAGTCATCATTACAGAGATAATCCTCTGCTGCATTACTTGCAAGGTTTACTGCCTCAGTGATTTCTTTTGCCTCACCACTTTTTGCAAAGCTTCCAGCAAAACACTGAATACAAACGGCTGATACAATGATAAAAAAGAAAATTGCAAACATAAGCTCAGTCATAAAAATTCGAGAGCCGTTATTTCTATTCTTCATTAGACTGGCCCTCCTTTGATTTGATGCCTATTACAACATCATGCTTTGCACCAAGGGAATCCTCAAGCTGAACATTGATAGTGTCATTTTCTCCCTGACTAAAGCTGATGCTATTTACTTCCATGATTTTATTTCCAAAATCTGCTGTGGCACCGGCAGTATCCTTTGCCTCCAGTTCCATCAAATATCCATCGTACTCGTAGATATAA
It contains:
- a CDS encoding type IV pilus twitching motility protein PilT; translated protein: MSTNIVTYLTDAVRKYKASDVFIVTGREVSFRVNDLVLTRSELEQGYTEKAEPDDGPVMPAKAEELVRQIYELAGRDITKYIEGGDDDFSFAIKDVSRFRVNAFMQRGTFAAVVRVITFTLPDYKELLIPESVINLSNESKGLVLVTGPAGSGKSTTLSCIVDKINKNYNKHIITLEDPVEYLHRHGKSIVSQREIHLDTENYVTALRASLRQSPDVILLGEMRDAETISVAMTAAETGHLILSTLHTIGAANTIDRIIDVFPSEQQHQIALQLSMVIKAVVSQQLVPAVDGSLVPAFEVMTVTPAIRNMIRENKVPQIEGVIYSSDTDEMVSMDSSLFKLVREGKITKETAMEFAVNAEMLGRRLGV